The Anopheles moucheti chromosome 3, idAnoMoucSN_F20_07, whole genome shotgun sequence genome contains the following window.
TCTGTCGCTGATGGTAGCGCTATCGGGCCGCCAGGGACAGCAGATCAACATGTTGAAAAGCGCCATGGCGAAGCTGAGCACCAACTACACCGGCACGCTGCTGTGGAAGATCACCGACTGGTCGGTGAAGATGCAGGAGGCAAAGACAAAGGATGGTTTGGAGCTGGTGTCACCGCCATTTTACACCAGTCAATACGGCTACAAACTGCAGGCCTCGATGTTCCTGAATGGCAACGGACCCGGCGAAGGAACGCACGTGTCCGTCTACATCAAGGTGCTGCCGGGCGAGTACGATGCCCTGCTAAAGTGGCCGTTCTCCCATTCCGTCACCTTCACGTTGTTCGAGCAGGGCACACTAGGCAGCGGTGGCGGTGGACAGGGTGGAGTCGCCGAATCGTTTGTGCCCGATCCGACGTGGGAGAACTTCCAGCGGCCATCTACCGAACCGGATGCGCTGGGCTTTGGCTTCCCACGATTCGTATCGCACGAGCTGCTCAACAGGCGTCCCTTCGTGCGGGATGACACCGTATTTCTGCGCGTGAAGGTCGATCCGAGCAAGATTGTGGCCGTGTAAGCGTTAGCcagagtgtttttgttttgtaaatagaTCATGCGCGCACACTCACCCCACACTGGACCCTCTTGTAAGGGTCTCTCTCCAACACCAATCAAACCATCTGTACATAGTTACCTATTCCTGAGATGAAATAACCCTtcccactaccaccaccaccaccacctccaggACCCCGTCAGTCTTAGTCATTCGTGTGGACCAATCGAGTAGTTCTCTCCAGGCGAGAGAAGCTCCTACGATGGCACATACTGGTGGGGACTACTCCCAGGACGCTGGTTCTCGTTCCGTTTCGGCAGTCGGAATGGAGCGGGATACCGCGCAAACGATATCTGCGGCTTGCACCAAAAGTAGGAACCAAGCGGAACACGGTCGTCTCCCATACCTGGGAACACAGGTCCCGCGAAGGATTGTTTGCTTGTAAGTGAATGCGAGTGTACGAAACACACTACAACGAAAATCAGCTTCGAAATCTCATAGTTGCTTGTAAGGACTGAGCATAGCGCCGAATGGCGTGCAACATATAGATTAAGACTTCTAGAGTATAGGCAAACGGCAATCATGTGCAAACAGGAAAACTAAACCCATTGTTCGAATAACCGTGTACAGGAAATGGAAAGCTTTCTAATCGAACATTACGCATTTTGACCCGTTCTATCCGTGGAACCGGATTCTATCCGGAAAATAACGCAAACGAATGGTACGTTTTTCGGCCAGCAAATACTGACTGTAGCTTGTAGGACAGTAGTTTCGTTTAACATGATGATAGAATAATGGTAATTTAAAAACTTCAATAATGCAGTTTCAATAGCCAGCTCTCTGTGTTCTTCTGCTCGATTGCGAATATTAACGTTACGCTAGAAGCAGAAGATACAATTAGCGTGCAACCATCAACATAACTCTAACCAATCGTAACATTTTTCTATTGATTCGAGTCATTAGTGTTTTAAGCTATATCATTAGACAGATTGGAACGTTTAGGAGCTTACCGCGATCGGAGAGAACCGAAACGATCGAATGTAAATGTTACACCCGTAGCAATAAGCAGTATACTACCattcttttgtttcatttcattcttgtgtttgtttataatttaacGCATTTCAACGGCGGGTTACGGTCTGGCCAGTCGGAGCCGGTTTGCAGTGCTCCGTTGGAAGGTTGGTACACCCACTCCCATTAGCTAGAAAACCATTTCTATCGCACATTAAGACTCATCGAGAACGCGTAATACCGTGCGTCGTGGGTAGACGTTAGAGTAAATACCGCTAACGCGTAAGATATGTAACAAGTGCTAGTGCAGCGATTAGTATATTCGTTATTTTGTCATTGTAAATTTCGAAACCATACAAAACACGAAATACAACGGAGTGTGTACGATTGACTGAATtaagtgaaaaattaaattgtacCGTGTTTCTTGATAATTATTTGAAGGAGTCATATATCACCATCTCTTCTATGTTTTTCTTACATGATTAATAGGATGTGATCTTATAGACGTATAATTCTATAAATAATTTGCTCTGTTTCCCTATTTTTTGAAGCGCATTAAAGTAACGTGCTAACCGATTGGTAAGTAATCACCTCCCATGATTCAATCATGTGTGCACTAAATGGtttaaacttaatttttaTGATGTGAAGATATGTCCTTCAGTTTTCAcatatttattgtttacaattcatttatgtattttaattTAGTAAAGGATAATAAACGATCATCGCCATCTGGTTCTTCTTGTTAGAGGCATGTAGATGTCTCTTTTGTCCTGGCTTCCTACGAGACTTTTAACAACTGCGTAGATCCTTCGAAAAGACCAACAAACCTTGCAACCTTTACTCCCAATACGAGTGCAACGTTGGGACATCAGAGACAATCGTATCggaacaaataaatataaatcaataaatctcACTTTCTATTGATTCAAAGAAATCGAAAATAGGTCAGGAAATATTGGAATATTCTTTTATGATACCAAACCTAGAAATTCGCGTTATTAGGCCAAGTTTAAAGAGATACCCATTGCGTAAAATGTACGGTAGGATTCCGAGGTTGCCTGAGAACGGGTCGCCTCAGAAGCGTCTGGAACTCAAAACGATCATGGAGGATCGCGATTCAAAAGCTTTACCTGACTGGAGGCAGATTGTGTAGGACACCGATCACTGACACCGGACTCCGATCTATGTCAATGTCGTGTGGATGGGGAGATTGGCTCGGGCGGGTTTTGAACCTAAACGATATAAATTCTTTTATGTATACGGTTGATGATGACATCGAAAATGTTTAAAGCTTTTTATTCGTGAGAACGACCAGGCCGTATAGAcctattttaccacgtagccgacATTCAATCTTTGATACGGGTTAACAGTTCGGATTTGATTTTGCATCGGTCCTATCGTGAAGGACCGACGCTAATACCAGTAGTATACCAACGTTTAAAGAGTTTTTCGTTAGGTAGCTTTAGTTGAAAATCAGACTACATCCAATACATGGTCCACCTTCGCAAAGCTCAGTTTCTATGTAGGATGATTTTTGGTGGgaagataaagaaaaatatcaatatcTCCTAACCAAACCCTTTTTTAATGCACCTAGGAGTTTAGGTACATTCCGTAGTTCTCTTACCAAACCATAATATCTAATTAAGTATTGTATTCCCTTGAGTATTCAGTATTGTATTTAAATTGTATTCCCTTAAAGGAGAAATTGATTTAAGATCATTAGTCTTTACAATCATCGCTATAGAAAATTATAACGTAGCTAGAACTCAAGAAATCACACAGACAGTGATATTCACTAGACCCGCACCAAGAGACCCGAGATGTAACAATATCATTTCCAAGTTGTACACTTACTTATGCCTGCCTTCGTTTCAgtgtaaatgatttttttttttttaaattctctctaaattttattttttgactTAAATGGAAATTCACCAAAATGGTAGCTTTAACTAAAAATTAACCACTTAATTTCAACATTAACAGACGTTCACATTACGACATTTGGCTAGTTTAAATATATTAGTTCATATTTGTATTTGCATGTTCTACACATGCCATGAATTTTCCAGTTCTATTTAAAGTGAGTATGGGAAGTGGGGGCATTTTACGTAACAATTTCCAGTCTATGAAAAACTGTGTTTTTTAACCTAAACATGTATTATCATTGCAAATAATGAAATGATACTAAATTATAAACACCTAAGAAATACAATATTCCGTACcatgaacatttttttctcctggacTTTTATCTCCTTCTTGTAAGCAATTATGGTTCCGTTTATCCTTACCCAACGTTTGTGAATGTCCCCCCCAGATTACTGAATGTTTTACATCCTCAATATATCTCACCAAGGTCTGGATGACCCAGAAGTCCCCAATCCGCTGTTGCCCGCTAGGGAGAACGATTGACTCGATGTGTTTACCGACCTTACcaccttcttcttcgtttGTTCTATTCGACACAAAAAGTCCATCGCGTGCGGAAGCAATGGTTGTATTGTGTGAAGCTCCAGCACGGTTACATTCTCTAAATTGACCATGTGAGACCCTTCGCTTTTGATGAAACTTTCCACTGTGGTTCGCAGCTTAGCACAGCGAACATCGTAAATATCTTTGATGAGTGTTTTAATCACATCAGACGATGGAACGTCTTCCGGAGCAGTGCTAAGGATCAATTTGGCCTCTACCATATAGTTGTCACTGGGCATTTTCGTAAATGAGCTACGAATAAATAGAGCGTTGCTTAGTACAAACAAATTTGTAGGAGAAAGACATCTACCATACCTGACACGTTTCTCGGTTTCCTTGATATCTTCTAGCAGATCTATGTCCATCCAGTGTGGTGCAACGATGCGACACTTTTGCTGTTGACGAAGGTGGATGCCTAGCCACAGCGGAACGTAAAGCGGGGTACCCCCGCGGAATGGTTCGATAGTACCCGAAATGAGATAGATCGAATCATGATTGAAATTGGGTATAACACTAATTAATGAATTTTCACCGATAAATTCTAGCTCCGCAGGTTCCATCTGTTTCGATAGCACAGGCAGCAAACAGGCAAATGAAATGCATGGAAAATTGCGCGCTTTTTTGACATTTGGACAGAATGTCAAAGGGAGGCTGACGTTCGATCATTGTCATCTTTTGACAGCTGGTCTGTGCACCGAATGTAAATAAACAGTGGCCGCCTGTGTGCCACTTGTTGTTTTTCGTATCGTAAGGAATCGGTAATTTATACATATTTTGCAAATTTTAGCAGACCGGTCGATAATGTCTGAAGCGAAAGAACTTCAAGATGACGAAAGAGAAGCACTTGTTTCGATCTACGAAGGAGACAGTGCCTTCAAGCAGGTGAACTCCGAGACGTACCAATACAAAGTGTGTAATCCGTACAGCTCACTTGCAATGGGAAAGATTGTATTACTTAAAGATGAAACGTTATTAATTTTAGTATGGCGAGGAAGGCAAAAAATCTTTCCTGCTAGAAATATGTTGGACGGCAAACTATCCCAATGAACTGCCCACCTTTAACTTGGAAACGTTTTACAATAGAAATCTGTGAGTATGGACATCAATGATCCTTTCATCAGAGTACTTAGtctttcatctttttttacTAGATCTCGTACGATGAAAGACAGCATTGCCTCAATTCTTCAAACAGAAGCAGAGCAATGGATTGGCTGTGGAATGACGTACACATTATTCGAGTGCCTAAAGGATAAACTGGATGATTTGCTGACGGACGAGAACTGCAATGCAGGCGACGGGCAGCAAATGATCATCGGTACGGCCAACGCACGACTCGATGGCGATCAAACGAATAGCGATTCCGACGACGATGGTGGAACGAATGAAGGAAAGGATAGCAAGAAGGAAGCGAAACGGGAACATCTAACTAAGGCccagaaacgaaaacaatggGACCGTGTAGATAGCAAGGGTAATCGGCAGCGGGGTTGGAACTGGGTTGATATTATCAAACATCTGTCGCAGACGGGAGGTAAACCAGAATAGTGGGTTTAGCTTATTTGTGTATAACAAACTACTAAATGTAAAAGCATATACGAAGCGCTTAGCTCAATAAAAGTACTGAAAACGTAATTCAAATATATCTTGTCTACTCTTGGTATACgagtgaaaaaacaaaattttcgtttaaagttgaaaaagttttttattattatcatgcCCTAAACTTCTGCGGGCGTTTCGTGCGATTATTAATCTACGTTATGCACCGATTGATAAAATTTCTATTTTCAAATTGCAACGTAAGCTGGCTAATTTACTTATCCGAGCCCAAACGTTAACGGAACAATAGTGcaaa
Protein-coding sequences here:
- the LOC128304253 gene encoding probable DNA replication complex GINS protein PSF2, which codes for MEPAELEFIGENSLISVIPNFNHDSIYLISGTIEPFRGGTPLYVPLWLGIHLRQQQKCRIVAPHWMDIDLLEDIKETEKRVSSFTKMPSDNYMVEAKLILSTAPEDVPSSDVIKTLIKDIYDVRCAKLRTTVESFIKSEGSHMVNLENVTVLELHTIQPLLPHAMDFLCRIEQTKKKVVRSVNTSSQSFSLAGNSGLGTSGSSRPW
- the LOC128301379 gene encoding RWD domain-containing protein 4, whose protein sequence is MSEAKELQDDEREALVSIYEGDSAFKQVNSETYQYKYGEEGKKSFLLEICWTANYPNELPTFNLETFYNRNLSRTMKDSIASILQTEAEQWIGCGMTYTLFECLKDKLDDLLTDENCNAGDGQQMIIGTANARLDGDQTNSDSDDDGGTNEGKDSKKEAKREHLTKAQKRKQWDRVDSKGNRQRGWNWVDIIKHLSQTGGKPE